The following are from one region of the Pristiophorus japonicus isolate sPriJap1 chromosome 24, sPriJap1.hap1, whole genome shotgun sequence genome:
- the LOC139237944 gene encoding calreticulin-like has translation MKTRLLLCLLVALASAEPTVHFKEEFSDGDAWTQRWAESKHKTDYGKFKLTAGKFHGDAEKDKGLQTSEDARFYAMSARFEPFSNEAKTLVIQFTVKHEQTIDCGGGYVKIFPSDLDQSDMHGDSNYNIMFGPDICGPGTKKVHVIFNYKGKNHLISKDVRCKDDEFTHLYTLIVRPDNTYEVKIDNQKVESGSLEEDWDFLPAKKIKDPEAKKPEDWDERAKIDDPEDVKPEDWEKPEHIPDPDAKKPEDWDDEMDGEWEPPMIQNSEYKGEWKPRQIDNPDYKGKWIHPEIDNPEYTPDANLYSYKDISVLGLDLWQVKSGTIFDNFLIADDEKYAEEVGKETWGATKEPEKKMKEQQDEEDRKKREEEDKKDKEDDAEGDDEEDDDDEEEKEEKEEEDEDEEEEDDDATDTAPKDEL, from the exons ATGAAGACTAGGTTGCTGCTCTGCTTGCTGGTTGCCCTTGCATCGGCAGAACCAACAGTTCATTTTAAGGAGGAATTTTCTGATGGAG ATGCCTGGACACAGAGATGGGCCGAATCAAAGCACAAAACCGATTACGGAAAGTTCAAGCTGACCGCTGGCAAATTTCACGGCGATGCCGAGAAAGACAAAG GACTCCAGACGAGCGAGGACGCCAGATTCTACGCAATGTCGGCAAGGTTTGAACCCTTCAGCAATGAGGCGAAGACCCTTGTCATTCAGTTCACAGTCAAGCACGAGCAGACCATCGACTGCGGCGGGGGATACGTGAAGATCTTCCCTTCGGATCTTGATCAGTCTGACATGCACGGAGACTCCAACTACAACATCATGTTTG GTCCTGACATTTGTGGCCCAGGAACCAAAAAAGTCCACGTCATCTTCAATTACAAAGGAAAGAATCACTTGATTTCCAAGGATGTTCGTTGCAAA GATGATGAATTTACACATCTCTACACCCTCATCGTCCGTCCAGACAATACTTACGAAGTGAAAATTGACAACCAGAAAGTTGAATCGGGCAGTTTGGAAGAAGACTGGGACTTCCTCCCAGCCAAGAAAATCAAAGATCCGGAAGCTAAAAAGCCGGAAGACTGGGATGAACGTGCCAAGATCGACGATCCCGAGGATGTGAAACCGGAG GACTGGGAGAAACCAGAGCACATTCCTGACCCCGATGCCaagaaacctgaagactgggatgaTGAGATGGATGGCGAGTGGGAGCCCCCTATGATTCAGAACTCCGAATACAAG GGTGAATGGAAACCACGGCAAATTGATAATCCAGATTACAAGGGGAAATGGATTCACCCTGAAATTGATAATCCAGAGTACACACCAGATGCCAACCTTTACAGCTATAAGGATATCAGTGTGCTTGGCCTAGATTTGTGGCAG GTCAAATCTGGGACAATATTCGATAACTTCCTAATTGCAGACGATGAAAAATATGCTGAGGAAGTTGGAAAGGAAACCTGGGGAGCAACTAAG GAACCCGAAAAGAAAATGAAGGAGCAGCAAGATGAAGAGGATCGAAAGAAGCGAGAGGAGGAAGACAAGAAGGATAAGGAAGATGATGCCGAGGGTGACgacgaggaggatgatgatgatgaggaagagaaagaagagaaggaggaagaggatgaagatgaagaggaggaagatgacgaTGCAACAGATACTGCTCCAAAGGATGAGTTATAA